The following are from one region of the Abditibacteriota bacterium genome:
- a CDS encoding HPr family phosphocarrier protein yields the protein MTEFEYTIKDPLGFHARPAGLFVKEMKRFASEISVSCKDKTVTGPRLIALMGLGIKCGDTVHVSAEGGDEQQAADALRAFLEANL from the coding sequence ATGACAGAGTTTGAATATACCATCAAGGACCCCCTGGGGTTCCACGCCAGACCCGCGGGCCTGTTTGTCAAAGAAATGAAGCGCTTTGCTTCGGAGATCAGCGTGTCCTGCAAGGACAAGACGGTCACCGGCCCCCGGCTCATAGCCCTTATGGGCCTGGGCATCAAGTGCGGCGACACGGTGCATGTATCTGCCGAAGGCGGAGACGAGCAGCAGGCGGCGGACGCCCTCAGGGCCTTTCTGGAAGCCAACCTATGA
- a CDS encoding heparinase II/III family protein — MLFEKERQPEYWLTMREDPEFARRLREVDKAYETAKTIYRDVINDITYTSRHLTHITGERDQFEEPMLVRRDLMHASGILALAYPEEKRYLDSFHDAVWALCEEECWMLPAHYGSMLFHGDSIDLTSSLTGGAMAELLWFLGDRVDEEVRQAAAREIRRQVIEPYKNHTIHWENTRHNWGSVCGCGVAATLMYQDPEEFERQKPRLLKTIETAFSGYPSDGTCLEGIGYWEYGFGHWAAFAHLLKQYTDGAMDLFRDPAVEKVAGFGPKQYLLGDCTVSYGDGERDKHLYSGLAEFLRTLYPGSVPLLPRERKNYGFVRHWFTFRLQFLAFAGDLSGPIENRDYYFESGGQFVVNRKGYSLAAKAGYNNEPHNHNDAGSFILSDDSGQVFCDVGVGCYNRTYFMSDTRYGVLCNSSRGHSVPIINGCYQKEGNEFSADMEYREGSCDIDISRAYNIPGISAKRRLEWTDDSIRIRDCFDRVLSVTERFVTLLEPRIEGNRIYVGNWVLTVESPALQPSVSSELHRRRGPVGVTDLVYMIDVPLPKGQKEASFLITRAR, encoded by the coding sequence ATGCTGTTTGAAAAGGAAAGACAGCCTGAATACTGGCTGACCATGCGCGAGGACCCCGAGTTTGCCCGGCGGCTTCGGGAGGTAGACAAGGCCTACGAGACCGCAAAAACGATCTACAGGGACGTGATCAACGATATCACCTATACTTCGAGGCATCTCACTCACATCACAGGAGAACGGGACCAGTTTGAGGAGCCCATGCTGGTCAGGAGGGACCTGATGCACGCTTCGGGCATACTGGCCCTGGCCTATCCCGAGGAAAAGCGCTATCTGGACTCCTTCCACGACGCCGTGTGGGCCCTGTGCGAGGAGGAGTGCTGGATGCTGCCCGCCCACTACGGGAGCATGCTGTTCCACGGCGACAGCATAGACCTGACCTCCTCCCTGACCGGCGGCGCCATGGCGGAGCTGCTGTGGTTTTTGGGGGACAGAGTGGATGAGGAAGTGAGGCAGGCCGCCGCCAGAGAGATCCGGAGGCAGGTCATAGAGCCCTACAAGAATCACACTATCCACTGGGAAAACACCCGTCACAACTGGGGGTCAGTCTGCGGCTGCGGAGTGGCCGCCACCCTCATGTATCAGGACCCGGAAGAGTTTGAACGCCAGAAGCCCCGGCTCCTCAAAACCATAGAGACCGCCTTTTCCGGCTATCCCTCCGACGGCACCTGTCTGGAGGGCATCGGCTACTGGGAATACGGCTTCGGCCACTGGGCCGCCTTTGCCCATTTGCTGAAGCAATACACCGACGGAGCCATGGATCTCTTCAGGGATCCGGCGGTGGAAAAGGTGGCCGGCTTCGGCCCCAAGCAGTACCTGCTGGGAGACTGCACCGTGAGCTACGGCGACGGCGAAAGAGACAAGCATCTCTATTCGGGTCTGGCGGAGTTTCTCCGGACCCTGTATCCCGGCTCCGTGCCTCTTTTGCCCAGAGAAAGGAAAAACTATGGCTTTGTGCGCCACTGGTTCACCTTCCGGCTCCAGTTCCTGGCCTTTGCCGGGGACCTGAGCGGCCCCATAGAAAACAGGGACTACTATTTTGAGTCCGGGGGCCAGTTCGTGGTGAACCGCAAGGGGTATTCCCTGGCGGCCAAGGCGGGCTACAACAACGAGCCCCACAACCACAACGACGCCGGCAGCTTCATCCTGTCCGACGACAGCGGCCAGGTCTTCTGCGACGTGGGCGTGGGCTGCTACAACAGGACCTACTTCATGTCCGACACCAGATACGGAGTGCTGTGCAATTCGTCCAGAGGCCACTCGGTGCCCATCATAAACGGCTGCTACCAGAAGGAGGGCAATGAGTTCTCGGCGGATATGGAATACAGGGAGGGCTCCTGCGACATAGATATCTCCCGGGCCTACAATATACCCGGCATTTCCGCCAAAAGGCGGCTGGAATGGACTGACGACAGCATCCGCATCAGAGACTGTTTTGACCGGGTCCTGTCTGTCACGGAGAGATTTGTCACCCTTCTGGAGCCCCGTATCGAAGGCAACAGGATATACGTGGGCAACTGGGTCCTGACAGTGGAAAGCCCGGCCTTGCAGCCCTCCGTGTCCTCGGAGCTGCACCGCCGCAGGGGCCCGGTGGGGGTCACGGACCTGGTGTATATGATAGACGTGCCTCTGCCCAAGGGCCAAAAGGAAGCGTCCTTCCTCATCACCAGGGCCCGGTGA
- a CDS encoding PTS glucose transporter subunit IIA, whose protein sequence is MNFFSRLTGKKNVVRVQAPCRGTYMPMEQIPDQVFSQGILGPCCGIQPQEGEVCAPVSGKIIDVADTLHAFCIESEGAELLVHLGIDTVALKGECFTLLAEKDSVVRAGDPVMRMDIAAVRAAGLDPVIILAVTNPDDLGEIRFSRDPECIIEINKEK, encoded by the coding sequence ATGAACTTTTTTTCCAGGCTGACAGGCAAAAAGAATGTCGTCAGGGTCCAGGCCCCCTGCAGAGGGACCTACATGCCCATGGAACAGATACCGGATCAGGTGTTTTCCCAGGGGATACTGGGACCCTGCTGCGGCATCCAGCCCCAGGAGGGGGAGGTGTGCGCTCCCGTATCCGGCAAGATCATAGACGTGGCCGACACTCTCCACGCATTTTGCATCGAGTCCGAGGGGGCCGAGTTGCTGGTCCATCTGGGCATAGACACCGTGGCCCTCAAGGGGGAGTGCTTCACCCTGCTGGCCGAAAAGGACAGTGTTGTCAGGGCAGGGGATCCGGTGATGCGTATGGATATAGCCGCCGTGCGCGCCGCGGGTCTGGACCCCGTGATAATACTGGCAGTCACCAATCCGGACGATCTGGGAGAGATACGCTTTTCCCGGGATCCGGAATGCATAATAGAGATAAACAAGGAAAAGTAA
- the ptsP gene encoding phosphoenolpyruvate--protein phosphotransferase, which produces MIRLRGRGVSAGLGTGRVVRIDEPVRTDGAGADFDGARRIAAARYRSLADTAAGKGAGEMSDLFEAYLLMLEDPDLEDGVRARIAEGAEPAEAVTATGEELARMLMELDDEYMKERAADVQGVCRDLADIMTGREKTGPALDSPSVLVARDLSPADTLNLDTGNLKALVLREGSPNGHTAILAQLLGIPAVIGAGEALDAAEEGMTCLVDGASGTVILEPDEAALGEFRSKYSAGEAEQAALARYRDIPAVTPRGRRIRVYCNIGSPEEAQAALACGCEGIGLFRTEFLYLRGGSYPSEEAQCEAYRSVLEAMGDKPVIVRTCDIGSDKTAPYLQLPEEENPALGIRGIRLCLRRRDMFLCQLRALLRASVYGRLSVMFPMVSSLSELLEARALWREAEKQLEQEGVPFRSRVPLGVMIETPAAALMADTLAEEADFFSIGTNDLTQYTLAADRQSGDAADIFDPSHPAVKKLIAMTCAAAKSRGKLAGICGNSAGDASLLEFYEEAGVGELSVSPGRCLSLKRDICEL; this is translated from the coding sequence ATGATACGGCTCAGAGGCAGGGGCGTATCTGCCGGTCTGGGGACCGGCAGGGTGGTCCGGATAGACGAGCCCGTCCGGACGGACGGAGCCGGCGCCGATTTTGACGGCGCAAGACGCATAGCCGCGGCCAGATACAGGAGCCTGGCGGACACGGCGGCCGGCAAAGGAGCCGGGGAAATGTCCGATCTGTTCGAGGCATATCTCCTGATGCTGGAGGACCCGGACCTGGAGGACGGAGTCAGAGCCCGGATAGCGGAAGGCGCCGAGCCCGCCGAGGCCGTCACGGCCACCGGCGAGGAGCTGGCCCGGATGCTGATGGAGCTGGATGACGAATACATGAAGGAGAGGGCCGCCGACGTGCAGGGAGTCTGCAGAGATCTGGCGGATATCATGACGGGCAGGGAAAAGACCGGCCCGGCCCTGGATTCTCCCTCGGTACTGGTGGCCCGGGACCTGTCTCCCGCCGACACTCTCAATCTGGATACGGGCAATCTGAAGGCTCTGGTCCTCAGGGAGGGCTCTCCCAACGGCCACACGGCCATTCTGGCCCAGCTGCTGGGCATACCCGCGGTCATAGGAGCCGGAGAGGCTCTGGACGCGGCGGAGGAGGGCATGACCTGTCTGGTGGACGGAGCCTCCGGCACTGTGATACTGGAGCCGGACGAGGCCGCACTCGGGGAATTCCGTTCCAAATACAGCGCCGGCGAGGCGGAGCAGGCCGCTCTGGCCCGATACAGGGATATACCGGCTGTGACTCCCAGGGGGCGCCGCATAAGGGTGTATTGCAACATAGGCTCCCCGGAGGAGGCCCAGGCCGCTCTGGCCTGCGGCTGCGAAGGCATCGGATTGTTCCGCACGGAGTTTTTGTATCTGAGGGGCGGCAGCTATCCCTCGGAGGAGGCGCAGTGCGAGGCCTACAGGAGCGTGCTGGAAGCCATGGGCGACAAGCCGGTCATAGTCCGCACCTGCGATATAGGCTCCGACAAGACAGCCCCTTATCTGCAGCTGCCGGAGGAGGAAAACCCCGCTCTGGGCATACGGGGCATCAGACTGTGTCTCAGACGCAGGGATATGTTTTTGTGTCAGCTCCGGGCCCTTCTGAGGGCCTCGGTGTACGGCAGGCTGTCGGTCATGTTCCCCATGGTGTCCTCCCTCAGCGAGCTGCTGGAGGCCAGGGCCCTGTGGCGCGAGGCCGAAAAGCAGCTGGAGCAGGAGGGAGTTCCCTTCAGGAGCCGGGTGCCTCTCGGGGTGATGATAGAGACCCCCGCTGCCGCCCTTATGGCAGACACTCTGGCGGAGGAAGCCGACTTTTTCTCCATAGGCACCAACGACCTGACCCAGTACACTCTGGCGGCTGACAGGCAGTCGGGAGACGCGGCGGATATCTTCGACCCGTCTCACCCAGCCGTAAAAAAGCTCATAGCCATGACCTGCGCCGCCGCAAAAAGCAGGGGCAAGCTGGCGGGCATCTGCGGCAATTCCGCAGGGGACGCCTCCCTGCTGGAGTTTTATGAAGAAGCGGGAGTGGGGGAGCTGTCCGTCAGTCCCGGGAGATGCCTGTCCCTCAAGAGAGATATTTGCGAGCTGTAA